The Candidatus Deferrimicrobium sp. nucleotide sequence CGACCCAGATGCTCCAGAGTATGATCGACAATCCGCGCCCGACTCGCGCCGAATCGACGGATGTCGCGAACGCGATTTTCGACGGCTCCGACGCCGTGATGCTCTCCGGCGAAACGGCCGGGTGATCCACGGGGATTTCAAGAGCGGCGCCGCCTTCAAGGACGGTCAGGCCTTGATCAAGGGGGGCGAGATCGACCTTGGGCTTCTCGACGCGAAGGTCGAGGAGCTGTGCGCGAAGCTGCTCGAGACGTTCCCCGAGTGCATGACGAAGAGCCTCGAGGAGCTCCGCAAGCCGAAGCTGATCGCCTGGAACGCGAACAAGGAGAACGCCCGGGCGTGGCTGGCACTCAACATGATGAACGAGGCCCGCACCGGCTTCCGGGCCTTCAACGAGGGGACGAAGGAGAGCGGCAGGGAGATCGATTTCGTGAAGCTGCGGCAGGGGCTGGCCAGGGGAATCCCCTGGAGCGAGGAGCTGGTCGACGGCCTGATCGCCGACCTTCTCGCCCGGAGATCCACCCGATGAGCACCCGTCCGGTCGGAGAGATCGTCGCCGCCTGCGAGGCGATCTTCGAGGACCTGAGCTTCACGAAGGCTCGGGAATGGAAGGCCGCCGTCCCCGGGCGGAAGGTGATCGGGTACATGCCGGTCTACGTCCCGCGGGAGATCATCCACGCGGCGGGGATGCTGCCGCTGGGGATCCTCGGGGGCGGGGCGGACATGGAGGTGATCCACGGGGACGCCTTCTACCAGAGCTACATCTGCCGGATCCCCCGTTCGACCATCGAGATGGCGATCAACGGGAAGCTCGACTTCGTCGACGGGATGATGTTCCCCTCCATCTGCGACGTGATCCGGAACCTGAGCGGCATCTGGAAGCTCCTGTTCAAGGACAAGTACGTCCGGTACTTCGACGCTCCCCAGAACTTCCGGGAGGAGGTCGGCGGGGTCTTCTACGCGAACGAGATGCGGGAGCTACGGGACGGGTTGGCGAACCTCGCCGGCCGGGATGTCTCGGACGACGACATCCGGCGTTCGATCGCCGTGTACAACGAGAACCGCCGGTGGGTGAACCGGGTCTACGACTTCCGGGCCGACTTCCCGTGGAAGGCCCCGTCCGCCGAGGTTTACCTGCTGATGCGGGCGGGGATGGTCCTTCCCCCCGAGGAGCACACGCTGCTGATGCGGGAGTACCTGGCCGCCGCCGAGGCCGCGAACCGTCCGATGCGGGACAACTGCCGGGTTGTGCTGACCG carries:
- the bcrC gene encoding benzoyl-CoA reductase subunit C; this encodes MSTRPVGEIVAACEAIFEDLSFTKAREWKAAVPGRKVIGYMPVYVPREIIHAAGMLPLGILGGGADMEVIHGDAFYQSYICRIPRSTIEMAINGKLDFVDGMMFPSICDVIRNLSGIWKLLFKDKYVRYFDAPQNFREEVGGVFYANEMRELRDGLANLAGRDVSDDDIRRSIAVYNENRRWVNRVYDFRADFPWKAPSAEVYLLMRAGMVLPPEEHTLLMREYLAAAEAANRPMRDNCRVVLTGAFCEQPPLNLIKSLEMSGCYIVDDDLMLVSRWLLTDVPTEGDPIDNLSRAFLLHSAETAAKYEADAARKGSYLIDSVRKRKADGVIFAAPSFCDPALLDKPMIISRIEPLGIPYIHIQYAENSSQMQPIREQSGTFADSIKLWSAS